One genomic segment of Hordeum vulgare subsp. vulgare chromosome 2H, MorexV3_pseudomolecules_assembly, whole genome shotgun sequence includes these proteins:
- the LOC123430147 gene encoding SH3 domain-containing protein C23A1.17 translates to MAPPKPSSPPNPNPYPSPASDADKAKGKMKVTPLQVAFLVERYLADNGFAASLAAFRSDAAHLFAKTSNNIVPPKGLLPLADILHDYISLKESRLAVDSAMQAMQTLVSTYYHPGSSTHLAAAPSSPPLVPPFFVGPTTSSPPHPPMVAIPPPPTGSSGYVTPMIHYTQSSSSVVVQNSSNANSMSTPAASSLPTKKRKAAKPAAKTTSASKRMCAAPSTSLNTKGKSAASQLQTAHPSSAEHSVVAKLPAQASSVAKSLFTPLQSQVSSSPCTAQLSYPMGKEPASCQSQRPSSVVPNAHSQQEIASSQYSIVSSKRLIVSPMKGGTYYSVERSCHVSSPLKSSTQRSSKREHVKGRLDFDSSDARPVSTEHVSEKPSSSTSNGEKQDDFDIDFANFDLFDGDFSFSELLLDFDLDNEGLQCENPSTNAELQRLQPTVKSNNMTADPAFPESMKPMSADPTEDINSQGATSVTSVRAITKRIKIVSPVKGRTVS, encoded by the exons ATGGCGCCGCCGAAGCCGAGCTCTCCTCCCAACCCCAACCCCTACCCCAGCCCCGCCTCCGACGCCGACAAGGCCAAGGGCAAGATGAAGGTGACGCCCCTGCAGGTCGCCTTCCTCGTCGAGCGCTACCTCGCCGACAATGGCTTCgcggcctccctcgccgcctTCCGCTCCGACGCCGCCCACCTCTTCGCCAAGACCAGCAACAACATAGTCCCCCCCAAGGGCCTCCTCCCTCTCGCCGACATCCTCCACGACTACATCTCCCTCAAGGAGTCACGCCTCGCCGTCGACTCCGCCATGCAGGCCATGCAGACCCTCGTCTCCACCTACTACCATCCCGGCTCATCCACACATCTCGCGGCGGCGCCCTCCTCACCACCGCTCGTCCCGCCCTTCTTCGTCGGCCCCACCACCTCTTCTCCTCCACACCCACCTATGGTGGCCATCCCCCCGCCTCCTACAG GCTCCTCTGGATATGTTACGCCTATGATACACTACACCCAGTCCTCCTCCTCGGTTGTTGTTCAGAATTCTTCAAATGCCAACAGCATGTCCACCCcagcagccagttctttgcctacAAAAAAAAGAAAGGCAGCCAAGCCTGCTGCAAAAACCACTTCAGCCTCCAAGAGAATGTGTGCTGCACCGTCTACAAGCTTGAACACAAAAG GTAAAAGTGCAGCTTCTCAACTGCAAACTGCACATCCCAGTTCAGCTGAACATTCAGTGGTTGCAAAACTGCCGGCCCAAGCCTCATCAGTTGCAAAAAGCTTATTCACTCCACTCCAGTCTCAAGTCAGTTCTTCTCCTTGTACAGCTCAACTAAGCTATCCCATGGGAAAAGAACCTGCTTCTTGTCAATCACAAAGGCCGTCATCTGTGGTTCCAAATGCTCATTCCCAACAGGAGATTGCTTCCTCTCAATACTCTATAGTTTCTTCCAAGAGACTAATAGTCAGTCCTATGAAAGGGGGCACCTACTATTCTGTCGAGAGGAGTTGCCATGTCAGCTCGCCCTTAAAATCAAGCACCCAGAGATCGTCAAAAAGGGAACATGTGAAAGGGAGGTTAGATTTTGACAGTTCAGATGCAAGGCCAGTTTCAACTGAACATGTTTCTGAGAAGCCCTCTAGCTCTACCAGTAATGGAGAGAAGCAAGATGACTTTGACATTGATTTCGCAAATTTTGATCTATTTGATGGTGACTTTTCATTTTCGGAACTTCTGCTGGACTTTGATCTTGACAATGAAGGCCTTCAATGTGAGAATCCTTCCACAAATGCTGAACTTCAAAG ACTACAGCCCACTGTGAAGAGTAACAACATGACTGCTGACCCAGCTTTTCCAGAATCAATGAAGCCAATGTCAGCAGATCCCACTGAAGATATCAATTCGCAAG GAGCTACATCTGTTACTTCTGTCAGAGCTATTACTAAGAGGATAAAGATTGTTAGCCCTG TTAAGGGCCGCACAGTTTCTTAG